Proteins encoded by one window of Streptomyces sp. NBC_01571:
- a CDS encoding WXG100 family type VII secretion target, whose protein sequence is MGDTTGGRKDLQIPDSGLKKLAEDLHAMQDHLNKQVERMDTIVDGIEAGWRGPAAKAYRTFHRAAAEDAVRIREVMELLEQAVRMSRGGFSRLELDTLENFRRIQVGADITSEMDKLSTPDPAATQQPSRPHSSLDAM, encoded by the coding sequence ATGGGCGATACGACGGGTGGGCGCAAGGACCTCCAGATCCCCGACTCCGGGCTGAAGAAGCTCGCCGAGGATCTGCACGCCATGCAGGACCACCTGAACAAGCAGGTCGAGCGGATGGACACGATCGTCGACGGCATCGAGGCCGGCTGGCGCGGCCCGGCGGCCAAGGCGTACCGGACCTTCCACCGCGCGGCGGCGGAGGACGCCGTACGCATCCGCGAAGTGATGGAACTCCTGGAACAGGCCGTGCGGATGAGCCGGGGCGGCTTCTCCCGGCTGGAACTGGACACCCTGGAGAACTTCCGCAGGATCCAGGTCGGCGCGGACATCACGAGCGAGATGGACAAGCTCTCCACCCCGGACCCGGCCGCGACGCAGCAGCCCTCACGCCCGCACAGCAGCCTCGACGCGATGTGA
- a CDS encoding RNase A-like domain-containing protein, with product MGTPTPPQGGTIDVKPSDLHRVAGAFAGQQTPFDKAAKDLVTALEKYPDAGGYGTAAHAFATAYVEVGNRYLEVWAKSVVSVGGAAVGFATTANNYSRAEAANDASGKTPAQVQAPPVVIDKAPDYGPVPDLKWGDDDGGDDFIRSLLEYVPDVVWHILRPLLEHAFRWGKVAEVYPFPQQHYLNSLSQSWADMTMSLSLTESTLTGQVSGITQQSNSEWYDAMRRFCSSLWGTTAWGKHTGGYEWRHDSSAAQTATHPVMTVLFDSAMKISDRLRDFAEAAVELNHDVWEIYSKAVKQAVGDLDLSHLDVGDLKEGAKAVGRFFKGLAKGAVELGAEITLNIDTAALNAVVEKYNSRVDALTPQLRALKSDIDEAYRQAPTYAAEEARAEAFGARSLNEFKKEHKYTKDDDEKNHFYPLDLANDEGLYGGHSIDKHVGLSDDQLKGRLRDDSSASSASTFKDLPSAQRYTQAALDDIDNADRIEKWIERVERRKRNNPGWDPNNSKIQPPVELSFTDVTGSTVSSADYATAGDRAQVNDTHRVRVVLRYRDGLDPPFTVVTSMPVN from the coding sequence ATGGGAACCCCCACTCCGCCCCAGGGCGGGACCATCGACGTCAAACCGTCCGATCTGCACCGGGTGGCCGGCGCGTTCGCCGGACAGCAGACGCCCTTCGACAAGGCCGCCAAGGATCTGGTGACGGCCCTGGAGAAGTACCCCGACGCGGGCGGGTACGGCACCGCGGCCCATGCCTTCGCCACGGCGTACGTCGAGGTCGGTAACCGCTACCTGGAGGTCTGGGCCAAGAGCGTGGTCAGCGTCGGAGGCGCCGCCGTCGGGTTCGCCACGACCGCCAACAACTACTCCAGGGCCGAGGCCGCCAACGACGCCTCCGGCAAGACGCCGGCCCAGGTGCAGGCACCGCCGGTGGTCATCGACAAGGCCCCCGACTACGGACCGGTCCCGGACCTGAAATGGGGTGACGACGACGGCGGTGACGACTTCATCCGCTCGCTGCTCGAATACGTCCCCGACGTCGTCTGGCACATCCTGCGGCCCCTGCTGGAACACGCCTTCCGCTGGGGCAAGGTCGCCGAGGTCTACCCGTTCCCCCAACAGCACTACCTCAACTCCCTGTCCCAGTCCTGGGCGGACATGACCATGTCGCTCTCGCTGACGGAGAGCACGCTGACCGGTCAGGTGAGCGGGATCACCCAGCAGAGCAACAGCGAGTGGTACGACGCCATGCGCCGGTTCTGCAGTTCGCTGTGGGGCACCACCGCCTGGGGCAAGCACACCGGCGGCTACGAGTGGCGGCACGACAGCTCCGCCGCCCAGACCGCGACCCACCCGGTCATGACCGTCCTGTTCGACTCCGCGATGAAGATCAGCGACCGGCTGCGGGACTTCGCCGAGGCGGCCGTCGAGCTGAACCACGACGTCTGGGAGATCTACTCCAAAGCCGTGAAGCAGGCCGTCGGCGACCTCGACCTCAGCCACCTCGACGTGGGGGACCTCAAGGAAGGCGCCAAGGCGGTGGGCCGCTTCTTCAAGGGGCTCGCCAAGGGAGCCGTGGAACTCGGGGCCGAGATCACGCTGAACATCGACACCGCGGCACTGAACGCCGTCGTGGAGAAGTACAACAGCAGGGTCGACGCGCTCACCCCCCAACTCCGCGCGCTCAAGAGCGATATCGACGAGGCGTATCGGCAGGCCCCCACCTATGCCGCCGAAGAGGCCCGCGCGGAAGCTTTCGGGGCGCGCTCGCTCAACGAATTCAAGAAGGAACACAAGTACACCAAGGACGACGATGAGAAGAACCACTTCTACCCGCTGGACCTGGCCAATGACGAAGGGCTGTACGGCGGTCACTCCATCGACAAGCACGTGGGACTGAGCGACGACCAGCTCAAGGGCCGACTTCGCGACGATTCGAGTGCGAGCTCGGCCTCGACCTTCAAGGATCTCCCGTCCGCGCAGCGCTACACGCAGGCGGCTCTCGACGACATCGACAACGCGGACCGCATCGAGAAATGGATCGAACGGGTCGAGAGAAGGAAACGGAACAACCCGGGCTGGGATCCCAACAATTCAAAGATCCAGCCACCGGTCGAACTCTCCTTCACCGACGTGACCGGATCGACGGTCAGCAGCGCGGACTACGCCACCGCCGGCGATCGGGCCCAGGTGAACGATACGCACCGGGTGCGGGTCGTACTACGATACCGCGACGGACTCGACCCTCCCTTCACCGTCGTCACGTCAATGCCGGTGAACTGA
- a CDS encoding dihydrolipoamide acetyltransferase family protein has protein sequence MTTMTENASGLREFKMPDVGEGLTEAEILKWYVQPGDSVTDGQVVCEVETAKAAVELPIPYDGVVRELRFPEGTTVDVGQVIIAVDVSGGAAPVQASPAAAPAAEPVPVVPPSQAAPAGEPKPEGRTPVLVGYGVAESSTKRRPRKGTEVPAQPSEVFRAATAVQGELNGHGRPRPLAKPPVRKLAKDLGVDLTTVTPSGPDGIITREDVHAAVAPAPVPAPQTSVEETATAVRVQAPAPVATYDAVRETRVPVKGVRKATATAMVGSAFTAPHVTEFVTVDVTRTMRLVEELKQDKELAGLRVNPLLLIAKALLVAIKRNPDVNASWDEAAQEIVLKHYVNLGIAAATPRGLLVPNIKDAHTKTLPQLAESLGELVATAREGKTSPAAMQGGTVTITNVGVFGVDTGTPILNPGESAILAIGAIKLQPWVHKGKVKPRQVTTLALSFDHRLVDGELGSKVLADVAAILEQPKRLITWA, from the coding sequence GTGACGACGATGACTGAGAACGCGTCGGGGCTCCGCGAGTTCAAGATGCCCGACGTGGGCGAGGGACTCACCGAGGCGGAGATCCTCAAGTGGTACGTCCAGCCCGGTGACTCCGTCACCGACGGCCAGGTCGTGTGCGAGGTCGAGACCGCCAAGGCCGCGGTCGAGCTGCCCATCCCGTACGACGGCGTGGTGCGCGAACTCCGCTTCCCCGAGGGGACGACGGTGGACGTGGGCCAGGTGATCATCGCGGTGGACGTGTCCGGAGGAGCGGCGCCCGTGCAGGCGTCGCCGGCGGCGGCCCCGGCCGCCGAGCCCGTCCCCGTGGTCCCGCCGTCCCAGGCGGCTCCCGCCGGGGAGCCCAAGCCCGAGGGCCGCACGCCGGTCCTCGTCGGGTACGGGGTGGCCGAGTCCTCCACCAAGCGCCGGCCCCGCAAGGGCACCGAGGTTCCCGCGCAACCGTCCGAGGTGTTCCGGGCGGCCACCGCGGTCCAGGGCGAGCTCAACGGACACGGCAGGCCGCGCCCGCTGGCGAAGCCCCCGGTCCGCAAGCTCGCCAAGGACCTCGGGGTCGACCTGACGACGGTCACACCGTCCGGCCCGGACGGCATCATCACGCGCGAGGACGTCCACGCGGCGGTGGCGCCCGCACCGGTGCCGGCCCCGCAGACGTCCGTCGAGGAGACCGCCACGGCCGTCCGCGTGCAGGCGCCCGCCCCGGTCGCCACGTACGACGCGGTGCGGGAGACCCGTGTCCCGGTGAAGGGTGTCCGCAAGGCCACCGCCACCGCGATGGTCGGCTCGGCGTTCACCGCTCCGCACGTCACCGAGTTCGTGACGGTCGACGTGACCCGCACGATGAGGCTCGTCGAGGAGCTCAAGCAGGACAAGGAGCTCGCGGGACTCCGCGTGAACCCGCTGCTGCTCATCGCCAAGGCCCTGCTGGTGGCGATCAAGCGCAACCCGGACGTCAACGCGTCCTGGGACGAGGCGGCCCAGGAGATCGTCCTCAAGCACTACGTGAACCTGGGCATCGCCGCCGCCACCCCCCGTGGTCTGCTCGTCCCGAACATCAAGGACGCGCACACCAAGACGCTCCCCCAGCTCGCCGAGTCCCTGGGCGAGCTGGTGGCGACGGCCCGCGAGGGCAAGACCTCACCGGCCGCGATGCAGGGCGGCACGGTGACGATCACCAACGTCGGCGTCTTCGGCGTCGACACCGGCACGCCGATCCTCAATCCCGGCGAGTCGGCGATCCTCGCGATCGGTGCGATCAAGCTCCAGCCCTGGGTCCACAAGGGCAAGGTCAAGCCGCGTCAGGTGACGACGCTCGCGCTCTCCTTCGACCACCGCCTGGTCGACGGCGAGCTGGGTTCCAAGGTCCTCGCCGACGTGGCGGCGATCCTGGAACAGCCGAAGCGGCTGATCACCTGGGCGTAG
- a CDS encoding nitrate/nitrite transporter — MSSHSAVSLPGDPPGGRRAVGVWGIGVAVYFVAVIFRTSLGVAGLDAADRFHVNASALSTFSILQLLVYAGMQIPVGLLVDRLGTKRVLTFGVLLFTAGQLGFAFSSSYGMALASRALLGCGDAMTFISVLRLGTRWFPARRGPLVAQLAGLVGMAGNLVSTLVIARLLHGVGWTAAFAGSAFAGVVVLVLLLLFLKDHPEGHEPEPFPHQGAAYVRRQILASWREPGTRLGMWVHFTTQFPAMVFLLLWGMPFLVEAEGLSRATAGELLTLVVLSNMFVGLVYGQIVARHHAARLPLALGTVSATAVAWASAVAYPAQHAPMWLLVTLCTVLGACGPASMIGFDFARPANPPERQGTASGITNMGGFVASMTTLFAIGVLLDATGDNYRVAFSAVFVLQAVGLSQIFRLRKEAARRERERLVASRVETVHVPA; from the coding sequence ATGAGCTCCCACTCGGCCGTGTCACTGCCGGGTGATCCACCCGGCGGCCGCCGCGCCGTCGGCGTCTGGGGCATCGGTGTCGCCGTCTATTTCGTCGCGGTCATCTTCCGTACGTCGCTCGGGGTGGCCGGACTCGACGCCGCGGACCGATTCCACGTGAACGCCTCCGCCCTCTCCACCTTCTCGATCCTCCAACTCCTCGTCTACGCGGGCATGCAGATACCCGTCGGGCTGCTCGTCGACCGGCTCGGCACCAAGCGGGTGCTGACCTTCGGCGTCCTGCTGTTCACGGCGGGACAGCTGGGCTTCGCGTTCTCGTCCTCGTACGGGATGGCGCTGGCCTCGCGAGCGCTGCTGGGCTGTGGGGACGCGATGACGTTCATCAGCGTGCTGCGGCTGGGCACCCGCTGGTTCCCGGCCCGGCGCGGACCGTTGGTCGCTCAGCTCGCGGGGCTCGTCGGCATGGCGGGCAACCTCGTGTCGACCCTCGTGATCGCGCGGCTGCTGCACGGGGTCGGCTGGACGGCGGCGTTCGCGGGCAGCGCGTTCGCGGGCGTGGTCGTCCTCGTCCTGCTGCTCCTCTTCCTCAAGGACCACCCCGAGGGTCACGAGCCGGAGCCGTTCCCGCACCAGGGGGCCGCCTATGTGCGCCGGCAGATCCTGGCGTCCTGGCGCGAGCCCGGCACCCGGCTGGGCATGTGGGTGCACTTCACGACGCAGTTCCCGGCGATGGTGTTCCTGCTGCTGTGGGGCATGCCGTTCCTGGTCGAGGCGGAGGGCCTGTCGCGGGCGACGGCCGGTGAACTGCTCACCCTCGTCGTCCTGTCCAACATGTTCGTCGGACTCGTCTACGGCCAGATCGTCGCCCGGCACCACGCGGCGCGGCTGCCCTTGGCGCTCGGGACGGTGTCGGCGACCGCGGTGGCGTGGGCGAGCGCCGTGGCCTACCCCGCGCAGCACGCGCCGATGTGGCTGCTGGTGACGCTGTGCACCGTGCTGGGGGCCTGCGGCCCGGCTTCCATGATCGGGTTCGACTTCGCGCGGCCCGCGAATCCGCCCGAGCGGCAGGGGACCGCGTCCGGGATCACCAACATGGGTGGTTTCGTCGCCTCCATGACGACGCTGTTCGCGATCGGGGTGCTCCTGGACGCGACCGGGGACAACTACCGGGTCGCGTTCTCCGCGGTGTTCGTCCTTCAGGCGGTCGGGCTGAGCCAGATCTTCCGGCTGCGCAAGGAGGCGGCGCGCAGGGAGCGGGAGCGGCTGGTCGCGAGCCGGGTGGAGACGGTGCACGTGCCGGCGTAG
- a CDS encoding GntR family transcriptional regulator, which translates to MPAAPPVSAPHAVPPVKQPPAAERVYAHVKQGVLERRYEGGTLLTEGELADAVGVSRTPVREALLRLEVEGLIRLYPKKGALVLPVSAQEIADVVETRQLVEEHAVRKAVPAAPRLIARLEELLAQQKEQAAAGDLAGAAVTDRCFHAEIVRSGANEILSRLYDQLRDRQLRMGVAVMHAHPDRITKTLTEHEEILEALRSGDAEAAVGIVHRHVSWFSNLARGEVR; encoded by the coding sequence ATGCCTGCCGCCCCACCCGTGTCCGCCCCGCACGCCGTCCCTCCGGTGAAACAGCCGCCCGCCGCCGAGCGGGTCTACGCCCATGTCAAGCAGGGTGTGCTGGAACGCCGTTACGAAGGGGGGACGCTGCTCACCGAGGGCGAACTCGCCGACGCCGTCGGGGTGTCCCGTACACCGGTGCGCGAAGCGCTGCTCCGGCTCGAGGTCGAGGGCCTGATCAGGCTCTACCCGAAGAAGGGCGCGCTCGTCCTGCCCGTCTCCGCGCAGGAGATCGCGGACGTGGTCGAGACCCGCCAGCTCGTCGAGGAGCACGCGGTCCGCAAGGCCGTACCGGCCGCGCCGCGGCTCATCGCGCGGCTGGAGGAACTCCTCGCCCAGCAGAAGGAACAGGCCGCCGCGGGCGACCTGGCGGGCGCCGCCGTCACCGACCGCTGCTTCCACGCGGAGATCGTCCGCAGTGGCGCCAACGAGATCCTCTCCCGTCTCTACGACCAGCTCCGCGACCGTCAGTTGAGGATGGGAGTGGCCGTCATGCACGCGCACCCCGACCGGATCACCAAGACGCTCACCGAACACGAGGAGATCCTCGAAGCCCTGCGGTCCGGCGACGCGGAAGCGGCCGTCGGCATCGTCCACCGCCACGTCAGCTGGTTCTCGAACCTGGCGCGGGGAGAGGTGCGATGA
- a CDS encoding D-alanyl-D-alanine carboxypeptidase family protein: MITGIKGTRFRRAAAVTVTTGAVLAAGAFGAAPAGAVTTPTIAAKGGYVMNNGTAKTLYTKAADTRRSTGSTTKIMTAKVVLAQSNLNLDAKVTIQKAYSDYVVANNASQAHLIVGDKVTVRQLLYGLMLPSGCDAAYALADKYGSGSTRAARVKSFIGKMNSTAKSLGLTNTKFDSFDGIGNGNNYSTPRDLTKLASSAMKNSTFKTVVKTKSYTAKTVTKTGGTRTMAAWTNTNGLLSSYSGTIGVKTGSGPEAKYCLVFAATRNGKTVIGTVLASTSIPARESDAKKLMSYAFAK, from the coding sequence TTGATTACCGGCATTAAGGGCACGCGTTTCCGCAGGGCCGCCGCTGTGACCGTCACGACCGGCGCTGTTCTGGCCGCCGGAGCCTTCGGCGCGGCACCCGCGGGTGCCGTGACCACGCCCACGATCGCCGCCAAGGGCGGCTACGTGATGAACAACGGCACGGCCAAGACCCTCTACACCAAGGCCGCTGACACCAGGCGTTCCACCGGTTCCACCACCAAGATCATGACCGCCAAGGTCGTCCTGGCGCAGTCGAACCTGAACCTGGACGCCAAGGTCACCATCCAGAAGGCGTACAGCGACTACGTGGTCGCCAACAACGCCTCCCAGGCCCACCTGATCGTCGGCGACAAGGTCACCGTCCGTCAGCTCCTCTACGGTCTGATGCTGCCGTCCGGCTGCGACGCCGCGTACGCGCTCGCGGACAAGTACGGCTCGGGCTCGACCCGCGCCGCCCGTGTGAAGTCGTTCATCGGCAAGATGAACAGCACGGCGAAGTCCCTCGGCCTGACGAACACCAAGTTCGACTCGTTCGACGGCATCGGCAACGGCAACAACTACTCGACCCCGCGCGACCTGACGAAGCTCGCCAGCAGCGCGATGAAGAACAGCACGTTCAAGACGGTCGTGAAGACCAAGTCGTACACGGCGAAGACCGTCACGAAGACCGGCGGCACCCGCACCATGGCCGCGTGGACCAACACCAACGGTCTGCTCAGCAGCTACAGCGGCACCATCGGCGTGAAGACGGGCTCCGGCCCCGAGGCCAAGTACTGCCTCGTCTTCGCCGCCACCCGAAACGGCAAGACGGTCATCGGCACCGTCCTCGCCTCGACGTCCATCCCGGCCCGCGAGTCGGACGCGAAGAAGCTGATGAGCTACGCCTTCGCCAAGTAG
- a CDS encoding alpha-ketoacid dehydrogenase subunit beta, with protein sequence MAAEKMALAKAINESLRTALDADPKVLIMGEDVGKLGGVFRVTDGLQKDFGEDRVIDTPLAESGIVGTAIGLALRGYRPVVEIQFDGFVFPAYDQIVTQLAKMHARALGKIKLPVVIRIPYGGGIGAVEHHSESPEALFAHVAGLKVVSPSNASDAYWMMQQAIQTDDPVIFFEPKRRYWDKGEVNTDAIPGPLHKAVVAREGSDLTLAAYGPMVKVCLEAAAAAQEEGRSIEVLDLRSMSPIDFDSVQTSVEKTRHLVVVHEAPVFLGTGAEIAARITERCFYHLEAPVLRVGGYHAPYPPARLEDEYLPGLDRVLDAVDRSLAY encoded by the coding sequence ATGGCTGCGGAAAAGATGGCGCTGGCCAAGGCGATCAACGAGTCGCTGCGCACGGCCCTCGACGCCGACCCCAAGGTCCTGATCATGGGTGAGGACGTCGGCAAGCTCGGCGGTGTCTTCCGGGTCACCGACGGCCTGCAGAAGGACTTCGGCGAGGACCGGGTCATCGACACCCCGCTCGCCGAGTCGGGCATCGTGGGCACGGCGATCGGCCTCGCCCTGCGGGGCTACCGCCCGGTGGTGGAGATCCAGTTCGACGGCTTCGTCTTCCCGGCGTACGACCAGATCGTCACGCAGCTCGCGAAGATGCACGCGCGGGCGCTCGGCAAGATCAAGCTCCCCGTCGTCATCCGCATTCCCTACGGCGGCGGCATCGGCGCCGTGGAGCACCACTCCGAGTCCCCCGAGGCGCTCTTCGCGCACGTCGCGGGCCTCAAGGTGGTCTCCCCGTCGAACGCGAGCGACGCCTACTGGATGATGCAGCAGGCCATCCAGACCGACGACCCGGTGATCTTCTTCGAGCCCAAGCGGCGCTACTGGGACAAGGGCGAGGTCAACACCGACGCCATCCCCGGCCCGCTGCACAAGGCGGTCGTGGCCCGTGAGGGCAGCGACCTGACGCTCGCCGCGTACGGTCCGATGGTGAAGGTCTGCCTGGAGGCCGCGGCGGCCGCCCAGGAGGAGGGCAGGTCGATCGAGGTCCTGGACCTGCGGTCGATGTCGCCCATCGACTTCGACTCCGTCCAGACCTCGGTGGAGAAGACCCGCCACCTGGTCGTGGTGCACGAGGCCCCGGTGTTCCTGGGCACGGGCGCGGAGATCGCCGCCCGCATCACGGAGCGGTGCTTCTACCACCTGGAGGCACCCGTCCTGCGGGTCGGGGGCTACCACGCCCCCTATCCGCCGGCACGCCTGGAGGACGAGTACCTTCCGGGCCTGGACCGGGTGCTCGACGCCGTCGACCGCTCGCTGGCGTACTGA
- a CDS encoding WXG100 family type VII secretion target, with amino-acid sequence MSADDDRITVAFATLRHLTIELEDILKQLNGRLDDLYDRVEPVVLSWQGETREVFVDKLDEWSHSAEDLQAAQKWLHEIVTSGHVNYAAAHRAVLRGWGAA; translated from the coding sequence ATGTCGGCCGACGACGACCGCATAACAGTGGCCTTCGCCACTCTGAGACACCTCACCATCGAGCTGGAGGACATCCTCAAGCAGCTCAACGGCAGACTCGACGACCTCTACGACCGCGTCGAGCCGGTCGTCCTGTCCTGGCAGGGTGAGACCCGCGAGGTCTTCGTCGACAAGCTCGACGAGTGGAGCCACTCCGCCGAGGACCTCCAGGCCGCCCAGAAGTGGCTGCACGAGATCGTCACCTCGGGACATGTCAACTACGCGGCGGCGCACCGGGCGGTGCTGCGCGGCTGGGGGGCCGCCTGA
- the pdhA gene encoding pyruvate dehydrogenase (acetyl-transferring) E1 component subunit alpha, producing MTVESTAARKPRRSAGTTAAKSGASTAGSKTAASRTAASKGTGAAGKKSPGTSGADPELVQLLTPEGERVADATYDPYVADITPEELRGLYRDMVLSRRFDAEATSLQRQGELGLWASMLGQEAAQIGSGRATRDDDYVFPTYREHGVAWCRGVDPTNLLGMFRGVNNGGWDPNSNNFHLYTIVIGSQTLHATGYAMGIAKDGADSAVIAYFGDGASSQGDVAESFTFSAVYNAPVVFFCQNNQWAISEPTEKQTRVPLYQRAQGYGFPGVRVDGNDVLACLAVTKWALERARRGEGPTLVEAYTYRMGAHTTSDDPTKYRADEERESWEAKDPILRLRAYLEASNHADEGFFAELEAESETLGKRVREVVRAMPDPDHLAIFENVYADGHALVDEERAQFAAYQASFADEGEGK from the coding sequence GTGACCGTGGAGAGCACTGCCGCGCGCAAGCCGCGACGCAGCGCCGGTACGACCGCTGCGAAAAGCGGCGCCAGTACGGCCGGTTCAAAGACCGCCGCGAGCAGGACCGCAGCGAGCAAGGGCACCGGCGCGGCCGGCAAGAAGTCACCGGGTACTTCGGGCGCGGACCCCGAACTCGTCCAGCTGCTGACGCCCGAGGGCGAGCGGGTCGCGGACGCCACGTACGACCCGTACGTCGCCGACATCACCCCCGAGGAGCTGCGCGGCCTGTACCGGGACATGGTGCTGAGCCGCCGCTTCGACGCCGAGGCCACTTCTCTGCAGCGCCAGGGCGAGCTGGGTCTGTGGGCCTCGATGCTCGGCCAGGAGGCCGCCCAGATCGGTTCGGGCCGTGCCACCCGTGACGACGACTACGTCTTCCCGACCTACCGCGAGCACGGCGTCGCCTGGTGCCGCGGGGTCGACCCGACCAACCTGCTCGGCATGTTCCGGGGTGTGAACAACGGCGGCTGGGACCCGAACAGCAACAACTTCCACCTGTACACGATCGTCATCGGCTCGCAGACGCTGCACGCCACCGGCTACGCCATGGGCATCGCCAAGGACGGCGCGGACTCGGCCGTGATCGCGTACTTCGGGGACGGCGCCTCCAGCCAGGGCGACGTCGCCGAATCGTTCACCTTCTCCGCGGTCTACAACGCGCCCGTCGTGTTCTTCTGCCAGAACAACCAGTGGGCGATCTCCGAGCCCACCGAGAAGCAGACCCGCGTCCCGCTCTACCAGCGCGCGCAGGGCTACGGCTTCCCGGGCGTCCGCGTCGACGGCAACGACGTCCTGGCCTGCCTGGCCGTGACCAAGTGGGCCCTGGAGCGGGCCCGCCGCGGCGAGGGGCCGACGCTCGTCGAGGCGTACACGTACCGCATGGGCGCGCACACCACCTCCGACGACCCGACCAAGTACCGGGCGGACGAGGAGCGAGAGTCCTGGGAGGCGAAGGACCCGATCCTGCGCCTGCGCGCGTATCTGGAGGCCTCAAACCACGCGGACGAGGGATTCTTCGCGGAACTCGAGGCCGAGAGCGAGACGTTGGGCAAACGAGTACGCGAAGTCGTCCGGGCCATGCCGGACCCCGACCACCTCGCGATCTTCGAGAACGTGTACGCGGACGGGCACGCGCTCGTCGACGAGGAGCGAGCCCAGTTCGCCGCCTACCAGGCGTCGTTCGCGGATGAAGGGGAGGGCAAGTAG
- a CDS encoding contact-dependent growth inhibition system immunity protein → MPMNPLEHDRRYGELDQVVRAYTGRVADDTEEEPSAALTAYLRHTWHTRPWALAIAEQQLREYARNPPGRLRQRLGEFYEIPDVGLPEGAVQNWLLLLADHIRRSVEGGEVPAPAHPFTHGEWHARFPELAQFLGGWFSQDMPDEFDDHDAAVADYTGSTDPQLVARLAGELHELLALNLDETGYALAVAELGMEVDPPAPYSPSGWLAHVADQLTAPRADHGPPSA, encoded by the coding sequence GTGCCCATGAACCCCCTCGAACACGACCGCCGCTACGGCGAGTTGGACCAGGTCGTACGCGCCTACACGGGTCGCGTCGCCGACGACACCGAGGAGGAGCCGAGCGCCGCCCTGACCGCGTATCTGCGGCACACCTGGCACACCCGCCCCTGGGCTCTGGCGATCGCCGAACAGCAGCTGCGCGAGTACGCCCGCAACCCCCCGGGGCGGCTTCGGCAGCGTCTGGGCGAGTTCTACGAGATCCCCGACGTCGGCCTGCCCGAGGGCGCCGTCCAGAACTGGCTGCTTCTCCTCGCCGATCACATCAGGCGAAGCGTCGAGGGCGGCGAGGTGCCGGCTCCGGCCCACCCCTTCACCCATGGGGAGTGGCACGCCCGCTTCCCCGAACTCGCCCAGTTCCTCGGCGGATGGTTCTCGCAGGACATGCCGGACGAGTTCGACGACCACGACGCGGCCGTCGCCGACTACACCGGCAGCACCGATCCGCAGCTGGTGGCCCGCCTGGCCGGCGAGCTGCACGAGCTCCTCGCCCTGAATCTGGACGAGACCGGCTACGCCCTGGCCGTCGCCGAGCTGGGCATGGAGGTCGATCCTCCGGCGCCATACTCCCCCAGTGGCTGGCTGGCCCACGTCGCCGACCAGCTCACGGCGCCGCGCGCCGACCACGGGCCGCCGTCGGCGTAG
- a CDS encoding RNase A-like domain-containing protein: MTTAQRAATYPDRETAQWATQQTVNRNEQVIHRWLALSTRARLTIEAAWPSRPDPVGRVLLQAMMLAGRESVEVRAARVILKRDASKPHGFVVHATFPVYL, encoded by the coding sequence ATGACCACCGCGCAACGGGCAGCGACCTATCCCGACCGCGAGACCGCCCAGTGGGCCACCCAGCAGACCGTCAACCGGAACGAGCAGGTCATCCACCGCTGGCTGGCCCTCTCCACCCGTGCGAGGCTGACCATCGAGGCGGCCTGGCCGAGCCGCCCGGACCCGGTGGGCCGCGTGCTGCTCCAGGCGATGATGCTGGCCGGGCGCGAGTCCGTCGAGGTCCGGGCCGCGCGCGTCATCCTGAAACGGGACGCCTCGAAGCCGCACGGATTCGTCGTGCACGCCACATTCCCCGTCTACCTCTGA